Within the Setaria viridis chromosome 3, Setaria_viridis_v4.0, whole genome shotgun sequence genome, the region AGCATTTCCGGCTCGAGCTCTGATGTCGATGCCTCGGCATACGTTGTTCAGCCCTCCGGATCCACCGCTTCTACCTTGCCGCCTAAGGGGTAGTAGAGATAGGGGGAGCTTGGGGGGTGTTTGTTGGTTATTTTGTGGATCTTCATGTAATAGACATGTCGTTTGGCTTTTGTGCGTGTTGGATTATATTGTTGACATGTGTACTCATGTGTGTGGTTGTACCTTTATGTTATTGCTTGTATGCTTGTTTACTTTCTCCTTATCTTACTTGTCATGAATTTTATTATTGACTTGTGCTTTAATTTAAAGGCTAAGGACCTTTCTAGAACTAAGTGTCACAAGGAGATGAAGGACACTtagttctatttttttctctcttgccTCCTCTTTCTCTCCTAGTTCTAGATCTTGATCTAAATCTAGATGACAAGTTAatgaaggttggaatggcagaaactcaccttatatagccatctcctccaaggaCTCCTCCAAGGAAAATCAAAAGCAAAACCTctccccttagatttggtgtttttgggcTTTTCCCAAGCTCTTCTCGGGTAAGCGCCAAAATGAAAGGTTGCCTGGGGAGGAAGATGAATAGGAGCTTTTATACTATGCTATGTGCTGGCGGACGACATAAGCCAACCACCAGCATAGTGgctctctgtgctggcgggtgacgcaagcacccgctagcacaggTCAACCCATCTATGCTGGCAGTGGGTTTATGTCGCCCCCCAGCACAGTGGCTCTCTGTGGTGGCGGGTGAcataaccacccgccagcacagatgggatgacctgtgctagcgggtgcttgcgtcacccgccagcacagtggcctTTGTTGGAGCACCAAGCTCCAAATCACAATGAGACTCAACACGTTGCTTTGTTACGCTTTTGGCTACTCCCTTCGAATGACGACCCTAAAACTGCCTTGCCAACAGATTACCCAACCAGCACTCCAATAATGGGACAATACCGCGAAGGAAGAAGAGCCACACTCTCCACTTTGGAACCCAAAACCCACAGTCAGGTCCTTTTCCAACAGGGCTAGTGTTGAAATGGTAATATATCAAGTGCTTCAGATCCTTGCACATCCTAATCTGCCTCATCAATCGGTACTTGTACCTATACCTACTGGTTAGCTGGCCAACATGAGAGAATATGTATTGCTAGTGGTGGGTTTATGTTGCCCACTAGCACAGAGGCTCTTTATGCTGACGGGTGACATaaccacccaccagcacagatgggATGACCTGTGTTGGCAGGTGCTTGTGTCGCCCACCAGCACAGtggccactgtgctggcgggttcTTCCCCGCCGGCCCGACAATTCTCTATCTGGCATGTGCCAATCGCGCCCACCAGCATGCTAATTTCCctgtgccagcacaaatcgaTTCTGGCGTAGGGTACCATACCGATTTCATCATGTGCGACATGGCGGATCCGACGAGCCCTAGGCTCCGGTACATATAGATCCGAGCTACTACACCAACGACCTTCTTCCCCTGACGAATTCCCGGACCATGggcgccgccacggcgccgccggtgctgcTGCAGTGAGGTTCGTCGATGGCGAGCCCCGCTGCTACTGCGGCTCCTTCGGCAGGAGCTCGTGCGCACGCTCCCACTTCGCCTTCACGGTGACCACGTGGACTCTGACCCTGACGATGGAGGAGCCAGTGAAGTGGGTGAAGGAGAGCGTGCTCGACTGCGAGGAGCTCTGGGCGCTCCCGGGCTACGAGGGCATCCCGTGCGTGCATCCGCTGTACCCCGTCATGAGCTTGGACAACCCTGACGTCATCTGCTTCAAGGTCATCGGCCATGCGGACCGGAAGGCATGCGGCTCGTTCGCTTGGCTGCTGCGttcggctggctggctgctgcggcagagagctgttgcgtgctgcagctgctgcggcagagagccgagcagcagcagacagctgcaaagcagccagccgaacgaggCCATGGTTGACATGAGGAGGAAGGCGCTACTGGCAGCCGTCCAGTGCACGCACGATCCATGCAAAATAAACTATTATTTACCGGCGAAACTTCAGTGTTAAATGGCATCGAAATGAAACTTCAAATAAGGATATGTAATTGCAAACTTTTGCGTTCTTTCTTTTGTAAGACTTTGATTTGTTCatggttatttttcttttcttaaaaGAAATTGTATTATTGATTACCAAGAACATGGTTGCAACCGTTTTCAAGAACCTTAATTGCAAACAGTTTTGATCAGTACAGTTTTAACTTCAACTTTGCTTTACAAAGATGATAGATTGGAGTTGTTTTGACTCATCAATTTATTGTCGATACATGATTTGACAGCCTTAGCATCTGCAGTATGTACTAGGAGTACCCTAACTAGATAACATCCAAAAGATAAGTACGTTTGGCTGGAGAGTGAGGTAGGATGGAATGGCTCCATTGAAAAGAAACATAAAGCTCAGTTacttgcatttttttcttttataagaTTTTCAGCTTGTTCTATCATggttattttttcttttgtcagAAGGAGATTGTTTCATGTAatggttatttttcttttgtcagcaggagattgttgtattgattaatTACCCAAGAACACGGTTACAATGTTTTCAAGAAGCTAATGATTAGGCACATTTTTCATCTTCACGATTTTAACTTCAATATTGCTTTATTGCTAAGACAATAAATTGATTGCAGTTTTTTGGCCTCATCAATTTATTGCCCGCAACCGCGATATGTTTCGACAGTCTTAGCATCTATGTATACAGTATGCTAACTAGATAATAACTATGTGACATGTAAATGTAACGACTCTGAAGTTCTGCTGATAAATCGTTGTAATAATTCGCACATCTCCGTCGATGGGCCGAGCAGGGGGCGACAGATACACATCAGTGTCTTCCTCCTCATGTCAACTTGGAGCGCCCATAATAACTTCACGTCCTTGTGCTGGATATCGTCGTCGTCCTTGCATGCTATATGAAGATGAAGCACATGACGAAAAAAATTGGTAGCCCGGGTGCAATGCAATTTTCTCTATTATTTTAGCTAGAAATTCAGTTCTTGGTCAACTAGGTGAATTCCATAGTATAATAATCCACATACGAGTCAAATTAATCCCAGATGATGGCTCCCACAAAGACACCGCGTAACGGTTTGCACTCCCCCGGCTTGAATTGCTACCTGACGCGGGTGATTTGCCGTTTTAACCCTAAACAAAATGCAGCTTGCGTTAAAGAAACAAGGTCAGCGAGGTGTGTTACTTCCTGATCAAGTAGTCTTTGAACTCTTGTTTTGCTTCTCCCTCCTGCTCGCAATTTCCAAGTCATTTTGCATCGTCCCTCTCCATCTTGTTCCACAAATTGACCACAAAATTTTAAGCATCGCACCCAGCAATCATTGCTCAAATTTATCATAGACTACGAGCATGTTGCACCCTTGCCAAAGATAGTATATATAGGCACAGACATTCTCAACCAGCTGTACATCCAACCACCGTAAGCCACCAACTGACCAACTGGCAAGCCGCGCGCACGGTCTCCATGGACAGAGCTCGCCGGAGTAATGGCGCGTGGGAGATCGACCTGTTCCGTCCCGGGCCGAGCACGGCGCGCTCCGACCGCTGCGCGAAGCTGCTCCTGCTGTGGTCGGCGGCCGTCGCAGTGCCCGTCTTGGTGTTCGTGCTCGCCGGCTACGTCTGGGGCTCCGTCGCCACGGCCGTGGTCGTGGTCGCCTTGATCTGGTTCACGTGCTGTTACTAcagggccgcgccgccggagccaccGCTCCTACCTGAGCACCTCGGCGCGCTCCGCGTCGACGTGCCGGTGGGGCAGCCGCGGCCTGGGCAGGTCAACGGCGTCGGCGGGCTCAGCCAGGAGGACGTCGAGGCCATCCCGGCGTTCGAGTACCAACGCAAGAAGGGGGTGCCGGCGGAGCAGTGCGCGGTGTGCATCAACGTCGTGCGGGACGGGGAGACGGTGAGGAGGCTGCCGGCGTGCGGGCACGCGTTCCACGCGCCATGTGTCGACGGGTGGCTGCGCGCGCACGCCACGTGCCCGATGTGCCGTGCCGACGTCAAGGTTGCTGCAAGCGAGCCACCAACCTGGGGAAGTGATCTTTAATACCGGTCAGTTACCGAGCATCTCACCGGTACCGCTTGTTCAgtacgccatttagtaccgtcCAAAATGCCCGATAGTAAatacaccatttagtaccggtcggtgttaCCGACTGGTACTAAATAGTACTCCACGGGTACTAGTGTTATTGTCCGGTACTATAAAGCCTCCAAGGATCgaaaatttgtactaatttcgCGCGTTAGTATCGGACGAAAAACTATTCGGTACTAATGTCaaggacgaatgctcatatttctagtagtgaatgGAGGTGGCGGTGTAGTTGTAGTACCGGGACAGGGACAACACTTGTCAAATTGTGCATTTGTAATTTTGTACCTACGATTTGTCAATTTAGTGGACTTTTGGATAATTGGGTTTCAGAGATTCAAATTTAAGAATTTTGTGTAACTTTCGATCAGATACCTTCACTTCTGGGAGCAATCCTCTTTTCCAAGCAGGAGAGTAGGAGACACGTCTGTTGAGTGTTTTATCAGTTTGACCTTAGGTTGTGGTAACTTTCTCGTTGAAAATACTTCAGCTGCAAAGACACAAAGTACAAGGCATATTCGTGATTGGCAAATTTATTTGCAGTTTATTACTTTGCCTCAGCGAAACAGTCTACCTTCCACATACATGCCAGTTTTGTCGAGAACGAAGCGCGCACCTACAGAGACTTCGTCCCGCAATAGTTTTCCATTCGAGTCCTAACGAGAAAAGTATTTTTTTCCTATCTAATTAAGAAACTTCCTTAAGATTTTGCTCAGCTTGTTCCAAGTAACTAAGGTCGTTTCTTCTTGAATCCTTTGATTCCCATTTAAACATTGACTATGCTTCAGTTTGATTTGAGGCCTTGCGTAAAAAGTCGTGGAACGACGGTGCTGTAACTCTCAGTTGAGTAGCTGTCTACTTGACTTTTCCTTCACTTCTTACTTAAATACGTGCATTGCATGTTCTGGCCTCTGGGGAAAAAAACTGGCCTAGCGCACCACTGTTAGCATCTCTTCTCGCTCTCTCCAATTAGAACCGCTAAACAAAAGCTAAAGGAGTACAACTATACTATGGTCTATATATGCAACTTAATAATTTTATGAAGACATTGTTTCTCAAGAAAACCACACGAAGATATTTCCATTCCACTATATACATAGGCATCTATAAGCTATCACCTTCGACACCTTGTCCCTAGATAATAAAGATAAGCTATCACATGCAACAACTATCAATTTAGTGGAAGTACAATATTAGTGTTTACTTgcactccctccattttaagttataggttgttttgtttTATTCTTAGTTGAACTTCTCTAACTTTAGTTCACCAAAATTACAGAAAATAGATTAATAtttataatatcaaataaatacaCAATCATGACATGTTTTGTGGTGAACTACTTAATAAAGCTACTATAACATTTATTATAGATGTTGTTGTATTTTAATTTTCAATAATCTAGCTgatcaaaattagaaaaagtTGAACTTAGGAcaaaattaaaatgacctacattttAAAATAAGATACCTACCATAAAATTATATTCAGACCAGGGTCCTAATTGTATCCACCAGTAAATTGATATACTGGTAATTCCGGTATTTCTTCGGATGAAATTTGAACATATTTTCAAAGTCTAGCCTAAATTTCTTCAAATTTTGGAAAATTTGACCAAACTTTCGGGCCTTTTTTTAGCCTACCAGACATACCGCTCACCTCCGagatttttttcctaaaatgcATGGTAGCTTGAGCACTGATCCAGCCACCAAACGAAAATTACACAAGAAAGTCCTATGCAATCGTGCGGACAATAACAAGAACATACCTCATATAGACTCAGTCACTCATGCTCTGATGCATCCATGTTTGCTTGCATCACATGGAGATCACTACGCAATTTACTCAACCTTTTTCTTCTCTCACTATGTGATTTCCATTCAGTTGCCGTACCAGATTTGatggatatatatatagagatgAAGTGATCAGGGGTTGTTGTGGTCGAGGTCCGCCCGGCGGCAGCCATGGAGCTCCATGACCCGGAAGCCGGCCTGGTCCCTCCTCACCAGAGGGACCTGTCCTTCCGCCTGTCCACCAGCAACGCGGCGTTCCGCGCGGCGCAGCACCGGCACAGCCGGCCGCTCATCATCCAGATGGTGCCGCAGAGCGTGCGCGGCGGCCTCGAGGAGCGCTACTTCGCGCCGGAGGTGGTCTCCATCGGGCCCTACCACCACCGCGCCTCGCCGCACCTCGtcgagatggagcaggtgaagGAGGCCGTGGCGCACGAGTTCTGCCGGAGCGCGCTGAAGGGGAATAATACTAGCAGGAAGCCGGCCGTCGATCTGTTCCTCGACGCAGTCCGGCCGGTCCTCCCGGAGGCGCGGCTCTGCTACGCCGACGCGTTCGACACGATCGCCGGCAACGACTTCGCCAACATGATGGTCGTGGACGGGTGCTTCCTgctcgccgtggcggcgatCCTGACCAAGGACTACCCAGCCGAGCTGGAGCACTGGTCGTGGACGCACGGCCGCATGCTGCGGATCATGAAGGACATCCTGCTGTTCGAGAACCAGATCCCCTGGGCCGTGGTGCGCGCGCTCATGGCGCTGCGCCCCGTCCGCGTCGACGAGTTCGTCGCCAAGCTCCTCGCCTACCTCGACGTCCGCAGCCGGGAGCCCCGGTTCGACGACACGCCGTGGGACGCCCTCAGCCCCGTCCACCTCCTGGACCTCGTCCAC harbors:
- the LOC117849222 gene encoding UPF0481 protein At3g47200, encoding MELHDPEAGLVPPHQRDLSFRLSTSNAAFRAAQHRHSRPLIIQMVPQSVRGGLEERYFAPEVVSIGPYHHRASPHLVEMEQVKEAVAHEFCRSALKGNNTSRKPAVDLFLDAVRPVLPEARLCYADAFDTIAGNDFANMMVVDGCFLLAVAAILTKDYPAELEHWSWTHGRMLRIMKDILLFENQIPWAVVRALMALRPVRVDEFVAKLLAYLDVRSREPRFDDTPWDALSPVHLLDLVHQRHLGGPAPPPDGDVRYCDYARPFAHFTSAVELAEAGIRIHGSGTCRVTDVRVEPAALRVGRLALPQLALSWLPRCWLINMVALECVTDRSDQSGVSSYLAILGSLIRTERDVRELRARGILFSTMSDQRTAEFFESLMDPLPRQELYLRTLEGIVQLRGTRRTRSGLHAVYYRNRRIILAAAPLLSLLVAIIGIALTNSLKRKYS
- the LOC117850218 gene encoding uncharacterized protein → MDRARRSNGAWEIDLFRPGPSTARSDRCAKLLLLWSAAVAVPVLVFVLAGYVWGSVATAVVVVALIWFTCCYYRAAPPEPPLLPEHLGALRVDVPVGQPRPGQVNGVGGLSQEDVEAIPAFEYQRKKGVPAEQCAVCINVVRDGETVRRLPACGHAFHAPCVDGWLRAHATCPMCRADVKVAASEPPTWGSDL